Genomic segment of Dehalogenimonas alkenigignens:
CAATGGCGCGGGGAAGATCGAGGCTTAGATTCAGCCTAATTTACATAAGGAGGAATAACATGGAAAAAGGAACATTGAACGGACTGGTGGTGGGGATGGTAGTCGGAGCCGCCATCGGCGCCGGGTTGGGGCTTCTATACGCCCCTCAATCGGGACGAAAAACCAGGCGTGATATTCAAAAGCAGGTTGAAGACATTAAAGAAAAAGCTGAGGACCTGGGGCAGAACGTGAAAGGGCGGGCAGAGGAATTAAGCCATACGGTCAAGGATCGAACCGGCGATTTCACCCACTCGCTCAAAAAGCGGGCTGAGGACGCCGGGACAGCCTTTACCGAGACCGCGGAGAAGTATCGGCGGAAGATGATGGACTCCATCACCTGAACTGATTCTTGTGATACTCGCAGCGGTGCAGTCACTGACTGCACCGCTGCGCTATTCGTAATATATTGATATCAATGCAGATAAATACCCTGTTTGATCGTTCCCACCACCGCCTGAAGCGGGAAGCCCTGACTGTGCGGACGATGATCGCGATGTACTGCCGGGATCGACATCCTGGTGATGACCTCTGCATCGAATGCCGTGGCCTGGAAAAATATGCTCTTGATAGGCTCCGTCATTGCCCGTTCGGTGAAGGGAAGACGGTTTGTGCCCTGTGCCCGGTCCATTGCTACAGGCCGGTAATGCGACAAAAGGTGCGCGAGGTGATGCGCTACGCCGGACCGCGGATGATGACCCGCCACCCGCTCATGGCAGTCTCTCATCTGATCGATAAAAGGCGCAAGGAACCATTAAAAGCCCTGAATCCCAGCGCTTAGACCGGCACTCCCCGGGCGGACCATTCTCCCCGCTCGACCTTGAAAATGAGTTCCTGGTGAACGCTTTTACCGGCTGGCTTCAGGCCGAGCCTTTTTGCCAGTCTGAGCGATGGCGCGTTGTCTGGGTCAATGGTACAGGATATACAGCTCCGGTTCGGCGATCTGAAAAGCCAGCTGATCACCGCGGTTGCGGCTTCGGCGGCATAACCTCGTTTCTGAAAAGACGGGGTCACGGTGTAGCCCAGCTCGGCTTCGCCCCGGGGCAGAAAGTGGACACCGATATCGCCGATCAGTACCTGGCCTTCGCGGAGGAATATGCCCAGTTGAAACCAGGTGCCGGGGATATCTGGCCTGTCGGCTGTACCGGCGATAAATGCCGCGGCATCGGCGACGGCGGCTGGGCGAAAAGACTGGAAGCGGCAGATCTCAGGCAGCGATCGATAGGCGAACACCGCCCCGGCGTCTCTGATTGTCAGGCGTGTTAGCCTGAGCCGGGTGGTTTCGATGATAAGCTCGGCTGTCACCGGGCTATTGTATCAAAGCTCCAAATACCCGGCTACAGCATCCCCTCTGCCTGGCGCGGCGAGCCGTCCCGGACGAAGGTGATGCGGATGCGGGCGCCCTTTTCCAGCCCGGACAGAGCCTGGTCGAGGTCGGCCGCGCTGGATACTGTCGCAGTGTCGATGCGGGTGATAATGTCGCCGGGTTTCAACCCGGCAGCGGCGGCCGGTAAACCGGGTTTGACCGCCCCGATATAGGCACCGGAAACGGCCGGCAGGCCGCGGGAGGCAGTGATCTTGCGGGCGTCGGCCACCGAGGCTCCGAATGGAGGAGCGGCGGCGTTGCGGGCCTGGGCCAGGTAGTGCTCCAGTTGCTCCGGGTCGAAACCGACCACCAGATTGCCGTCTATGTCGGTCACCGGCACTGCCAGACGTCCGGTGCGCCGGGCTAAATCCTGGGCAGCGGCGGCGTCACGGGAAACGTCAATTTCGGTGAAGGGGATACCGCGTTGTGAAAGGAACCCTTTCACTGTATGGCAATGGGGTCAGGTCTGGGTAGTGTAGACAGTTACTTTCATAGCCAGCTCACCTCTATATCAGTATAACCCCGGAATCCCGCGGATCAAAAAGTCGTCGCCGCTCCGAGTTTGATTATCTGAGATACATGCTGCGGCCGGTTTCAAAAGCAACCAGATTGGGCTGCCGCAGCTTCGGCGGCAGCCCCGCTTCGATGGTTGACGCCAGCTTCTCGGCTTCGATGGGTAGGAATTTTGACGCATAGCCCAGCAGTACTGTATTAACCATCTTGGCGTTGCCCAGGCGGGATGCTGCGGCTGTGCCGGGCACCAGGTGCACTTCCGGGGTGAACCGCTCCAGCGCCGCGACGATCTCGGCGTCACAGGGGTAAACATCGCTGCCCAGAGTGACCGACAGCGGCGGCATAGCCAGGTCGTTGACCACGGCCGCGCCATCGGTTTTCAAGAAGTGGCCCCAGCGGATTGCCTCCAGTTTCTCGAAGGCGATCAGCACATCAGCCCCGCCCGCGGGAATGAGCGGCGAGGCGACTTGTTCACCGAATCGCAGGTGGGAAACCACCGAACCGCCCCGCTGGGCCATGCCCAGGGTGTCGGTCTTCTTGACGTCGTAGCCGGCTGCCAGGGCGGCCTCGGCCAGCAGGTTCGACGCCAGTACCACTCCCTGACCGCCGACGCCGACGATGAGGATGTTCTGGGTCTTCACGCCGCCACCCCGATGCTCTCGGAGATAGCCTCTTTCGGGCAGATTTGTTGACATAACGTGCAATATTCGCCAACGCAGACTCCGGGATCAACGATGATCCCGCCGCTCTCGCTCTTTTTGATGGCTGAGCAGCCGATTAGCAGGCAGGCGCCGCAGTCGTCGCATTTTTCGGTGCTGATTACTCGCGGCCGGCCGCGTTTCCGGGTCAGTGTCGGGCAGTCGCCGCGGACGATGATTACCTCGAGTTCAGAGGAGGCCATAGCCCGGCGCAATTCAGCGCGCACCGCCTTCAGGTCGAAGGCATCGACCACTGAAGCGTTCCGGACCCCCGCGCCGCGCACTAATTCCTCGATAATTACCCGCGGCGCCGGCTGCCCGGTGGCGGCCACGCCGCTGCCGGGATGTCCCTGGTGGCCGGTCATGGCAGTGGTGCCGTTATCGAGTATCAGGACGCAAATTTTAGCCTGGTTATAGACGGCGTTTAGAAGGCTGTTGATGCCTGAGTGCATGAAGGTGGAGTCGCCGATGACCGCCAGCGGTTTTTCGGCGGCGCCGGCCTTGGCCATGCCTGCCGCCTGG
This window contains:
- a CDS encoding YtxH domain-containing protein — encoded protein: MEKGTLNGLVVGMVVGAAIGAGLGLLYAPQSGRKTRRDIQKQVEDIKEKAEDLGQNVKGRAEELSHTVKDRTGDFTHSLKKRAEDAGTAFTETAEKYRRKMMDSIT
- a CDS encoding nitrous oxide-stimulated promoter family protein, whose translation is MQINTLFDRSHHRLKREALTVRTMIAMYCRDRHPGDDLCIECRGLEKYALDRLRHCPFGEGKTVCALCPVHCYRPVMRQKVREVMRYAGPRMMTRHPLMAVSHLIDKRRKEPLKALNPSA
- a CDS encoding GNAT family N-acetyltransferase; its protein translation is MTAELIIETTRLRLTRLTIRDAGAVFAYRSLPEICRFQSFRPAAVADAAAFIAGTADRPDIPGTWFQLGIFLREGQVLIGDIGVHFLPRGEAELGYTVTPSFQKRGYAAEAATAVISWLFRSPNRSCISCTIDPDNAPSLRLAKRLGLKPAGKSVHQELIFKVERGEWSARGVPV
- a CDS encoding PDZ domain-containing protein; its protein translation is MPVTDIDGNLVVGFDPEQLEHYLAQARNAAAPPFGASVADARKITASRGLPAVSGAYIGAVKPGLPAAAAGLKPGDIITRIDTATVSSAADLDQALSGLEKGARIRITFVRDGSPRQAEGML
- a CDS encoding indolepyruvate oxidoreductase subunit beta, giving the protein MKTQNILIVGVGGQGVVLASNLLAEAALAAGYDVKKTDTLGMAQRGGSVVSHLRFGEQVASPLIPAGGADVLIAFEKLEAIRWGHFLKTDGAAVVNDLAMPPLSVTLGSDVYPCDAEIVAALERFTPEVHLVPGTAAASRLGNAKMVNTVLLGYASKFLPIEAEKLASTIEAGLPPKLRQPNLVAFETGRSMYLR